The Megalops cyprinoides isolate fMegCyp1 chromosome 9, fMegCyp1.pri, whole genome shotgun sequence genome has a window encoding:
- the LOC118783545 gene encoding gap junction delta-2 protein-like has protein sequence MGDWSILGRFLTEVQNHSTVIGKIWLTVLLIFRILLVALVGDAVYSDEQSKFTCNTLQPGCNNVCYDTFAPVSHLRFWVFQIVLVSTPSIFYIVYVLHKIAKDEKQEMERAQASHHVGRAGEGGEEDLEAGLPLEETWTPHDRECAEQSLLEGSAMEVRKDPTLLSSQVLLIYIVHVVLRTIMEITFLVGQYYLFGFEVPHLFRCETYPCPTRTDCFVSRATEKSIFLNFMFGISLGCFILNVVELHYLGWVYTFRVLCSVCSTCCRPGRGPAEHVGRYADHNPLLLQLKHSLRGRLVLQTAQPLSQAHHAPAISFQTDSTVECTSKRSPMDDKERTRVKMAALARLGRGKKSWL, from the coding sequence ATGGGAGACTGGTCCATATTGGGCCGCTTTCTAACGGAGGTGCAGAACCACTCCACAGTGATCGGCAAGATCTGGCTGACAGTGCTGCTGATCTTCCGCATCCTCCTGGTGGCGCTGGTGGGTGATGCTGTGTACAGTGATGAGCAGTCCAAGTTCACCTGCAACACGCTGCAGCCTGGCTGCAACAACGTGTGCTATGACACCTTCGCACCCGTCTCGCACCTGCGCTTTTGGGTATTCCAGATTGTCCTGGTCTCCACACCCTCCATCTTCTACATCGTCTATGTGCTGCACAAGATCGCCAAGGATGAgaagcaggagatggagagagcgcAGGCCAGCCACCATGTCGGCCGGGCTGGCGAGGGCGGGGAGGAGGACCTGGAGGCGGGCCTCCCCCTCGAGGAGACGTGGACCCCCCATGACAGGGAGTGTGCGGAGCAGAGCCTCCTGGAGGGCAGTGCGATGGAGGTCCGCAAGGACCCcaccctgctctccagccagGTGCTGCTCATCTACATCGTCCACGTGGTGCTGCGTACCATCATGGAGATCACCTTCCTGGTGGGGCAGTACTACCTTTTCGGCTTTGAGGTGCCGCACCTATTCCGCTGTGAGACTTATCCCTGCCCGACACGGACCGATTGCTTTGTGTCCCGTGCCACGGAGAAGTCCATCTTCCTCAATTTCATGTTCGGCATCAGCCTCGGCTGCTTCATCCTGAATGTGGTGGAGCTGCACTACCTGGGCTGGGTCTACACCTTCCGCGTGCTCTGCTCCGTCTGCTCCACCTGCTGCCGCCCGGGGCGGGGCCCTGCAGAACACGTGGGGCGCTACGCCGACCACAACCCCCTCCTGCTACAACTCAAGCACTCCCTGAGGGGGCGGCTGGTCCTACAGACTGCCCAGCCCCTGTCCCAGGCCCACCATGCCCCCGCCATCTCCTTCCAGACTGACTCCACTGTGGAGTGCACCTCCAAGAGGAGCCCCATGGATGACAAGGAGCGCACCAGAGTGAAAATGGCTGCCCTGGCCAGGCTGGGCCGCGGGAAGAAGTCCTGGCTGTGA